In the Ipomoea triloba cultivar NCNSP0323 chromosome 6, ASM357664v1 genome, one interval contains:
- the LOC116023457 gene encoding secreted RxLR effector protein 161-like, translated as MENIPYASVVGSLMYAQTCTRPDISFAVGMLSRYQSNPGMDHWKAAKKVLRYLQGTKEYMLTYKRSDRLEVIGYTDSDFAGCLDTRKSTFGYLFLLAEGAISWKSAKQTVIAASTMEAEFVACFMATNHGLWLRNFISGLGIVDSIAKPLKIYCDNAAAVFFSKNDKYTSGAKHIDLKYLAVKEDVRERRVSIEHISTRLMIADPLTKALPPKAFNEHVERMGIIENS; from the coding sequence ATGGAAAATATTCCTTATGCATCTGTCGTTGGGAGTTTGATGTATGCTCAAACATGTACCCGACCAGACATTAGCTTTGCTGTCGGGATGCTTAGTAGATATCAAAGCAATCCTGGTATGGATCACTGGAAAGCTGCAAAGAAGGTATTGAGATACTTACAAGGCACAAAGGAGTACATGCTTACTTATAAGCGGTCCGATCGCCTTGAGGTGATAGGATACACGGATTCAGATTTTGCCGGGTGTTTGGACACAAGGAAGTCCACATTTGGATATCTGTTCCTTTTAGCCGAGGGGGCTATCTCTTGGAAAAGTGCGAAGCAGACTGTCATTGCTGCATCCACTATGGAAGCTGAGTTTGTGGCATGTTTTATGGCCACAAATCATGGGTTATGGCTGCGGAATTTTATTTCAGGACTTGGAATTGTCGACAGTATTGCCAAGCCGctgaaaatttattgtgataatGCCGCAGCAGTCTTCTTTTCTAAAAACGACAAGTATACAAGTGGTGCTAAACATATTGATTTGAAGTATCTTGCCGTTAAAGAAGATGTTAGGGAACGAAGAGTATCAATTGAACACATTAGCACTAGATTAATGATTGCAGACCCATTAACTAAAGCCTTGCCACCAAAGGCTTTTAATGAGCATGTTGAGAGGATGGGCATAATTGAAAACAGTTAA